From one Oxyura jamaicensis isolate SHBP4307 breed ruddy duck chromosome 15, BPBGC_Ojam_1.0, whole genome shotgun sequence genomic stretch:
- the TRMT2A gene encoding tRNA (uracil-5-)-methyltransferase homolog A isoform X2, whose translation MEVAVPAGNGAAGPEEGGGGGGDGGGGGGGGEGGGGGTGGDSAPGPDVYGYTKGELFTSEIYKVEIQNLPKYIGFNDVKKFLAKYGLSPHKIKLFGRQTFAFVTFKSEEERDKAARALHGVLWKGRALSVRMAKPKADPMAKKRKKAEGSEAGEAKRLAPPAAGPEEPLSKQIADVVTPLWSVPYAEQLARKKQECEQVLQKLAKEIGNNNRALLPWLFLQKQKYNKMCCPVEGVKASPLQTEYRNKCEFLIGIGVNQEDKTVGCRLGKYKGGTCAVVEPFDTIHIPATAKKVVKAFQDYIRSTPYSVYSPETYEGHWKQLTVRTSRSGHIMAIVYFNPQKLSKEDLGDLKVSLAKYFTEGLGRDSGITSLYFVEEGQRKSPNLEDLPLEHVAGDKYIYEELLGLKFRISPHAFFQVNTQAAEVLYTAIREWAQLNQESTVLDICCGTGTIGISLAKKVKKVIGIELCQEAVQDAKANAQINELNNIEFHCGKAEDIVPSLINILAPQNLITIVDPPRAGLHSKVILAIRRAEQLKKLIYVSCNPRAAMNNFVDLCRAPSNRVKGASFRPVKAMAVDLFPQTRHCELLIFFERIEYANGSSAEVKPDDTQVTIAGSDSECLDSTNPSNVDTSQTTSTDTYMDTTSKERESTQVL comes from the exons ATGGAGGTGGCTGTGCCGGCCGGTAACGGCGCGGCCGGGCctgaagaaggaggaggaggaggaggagatggcggcggcggcggtggtggtggtgaagggGGAGGAGGCGGCACCGGGGGGGACTCCGCGCCCGGCCCCGACGTGTACGGGTACACCAAGGGAGAGCTGTTCACCTCCGAGATCTATAAGGTGGAAATACAGAACCTGCCGAAATACATCGGCTTCAACGACGTGAAAAAGTTCCTCGCCAAGTACGGGCTTAGCCCCCACAAGATCAAACTCTTCGGGCGGCAGACGTTCGCCTTCGTGACGTTCAAGAGCGAGGAGGAGCGGGACAAGGCCGCGCGGGCGCTGCACGGGGTGCTGTGGAAGGGCCGGGCGCTCAGCGTCAGGATGGCCAAGCCCAAGGCCGACCCCATGGcgaagaagaggaagaaggccGAGGGGAGCGAGGCAGGGGAGGCGAAGCGGCTGGCCCCACCGGCAGCCGGCCCTGAGGAGCCTCTCAGTAAGCAGATAGCCGATGTGGTGACTCCGCTGTGGAGCGTGCCCTATGCGGAGCAGCTGGCCAGAAAGAAGCAAGAATGCGAGCaagtgctgcagaagctggCAAA GGAAATAGGAAACAACAACAGAGCATTATTACCTTGGCTGttcctgcagaagcagaagtaTAATAAAATGTGTTGCCCGGTAGAGGGAGTGAAAGCATCACCGTTACAG ACTGAATATCGTAACAAATGTGAGTTCTTGATTGGGATTGGTGTAAATCAAGAAGACAAAACTGTGGGTTGTCGTCTTGGCAAGTATAAGGGTGGTACGTGCGCTGTAGTGGAGCCATTTGATACTATTCACATTCCTGCTACTGCCAAAAAAGTAGTAAAAGCATTTCAAGACTACATAAG GTCAACTCCTTACTCAGTTTACAGCCCAGAAACCTATGAAGGTCACTGGAAACAGCTCACAGTCCGTACCAGCAGGAGTGGCCACATTATGgcaattgtttattttaatcctcAG AAATTAAGTAAAGAAGACCTAGGTGACCTAAAAGTCTCTCTGGCAAAATACTTCACagaagggctgggaagggacagtGGCATTACTTCTCTGTACTTTGTGGAGGAAGGCCAAAG GAAATCTCCCAATCTCGAAGACTTGCCGTTGGAGCATGTGGCTGGTGATAAGTACATATATGAAGAACTTCTTGGCCTAAAATTTAGAATTTCTCCTCATGCATTTTTTCAA GTAAATACACAGGCTGCAGAAGTTTTGTATACTGCCATTAGGGAGTGGGCACAACTGAACCAAGAGAGCACGGTCCTTGACATTTGCTGTGGTACAGGAACTATCGGGATTTCTTTAGCCAAG AAAGTGAAGAAAGTGATTGGAATTGAACTCTGCCAAGAAGCTGTGCAGGATGCCAAAGCGAATGCCCAGATAAATG AACTGAATAACATCGAATTTCACTGTGGGAAGGCTGAAGATATTGTTCCTTCCTTAATTAACATATTAGCTCCCCAGAACCTAATTACCATTGTAGATCCGCCACGAGCAGGACTGC ATTCCAAGGTAATCCTTGCAATTAGAAGAGCTGAACAGCTGAAGAAGCTTATCTATGTATCCTGTAATCCCAGAGCTGCAATGAATAACTTTGTAGA TCTTTGCCGGGCCCCTTCCAACCGAGTCAAAGGAGCCTCTTTCCGTCCTGTTAAAGCGATGGCTGTGGATCTCTTCCCTCAGACCAGGCACTGTGAGTTACTGATATTCTTCGAAAGGATTGAATATGCAAATGGAAGCTCTGCAGAAGTGAAGCCTGATGATACTCAAGTCACAATAGCAGGAAGTGATTCAGAGTGCTTGGACAGTACCAACCCATCTAACGTTGATACAAGCCAGACAACTTCTACGGATACATACATGGATACAACATCCAAAGAGAGGGAATCAACTCAAGTCCTATGA
- the TRMT2A gene encoding tRNA (uracil-5-)-methyltransferase homolog A isoform X1, translating into MEVAVPAGNGAAGPEEGGGGGGDGGGGGGGGEGGGGGTGGDSAPGPDVYGYTKGELFTSEIYKVEIQNLPKYIGFNDVKKFLAKYGLSPHKIKLFGRQTFAFVTFKSEEERDKAARALHGVLWKGRALSVRMAKPKADPMAKKRKKAEGSEAGEAKRLAPPAAGPEEPLSKQIADVVTPLWSVPYAEQLARKKQECEQVLQKLAKEIGNNNRALLPWLFLQKQKYNKMCCPVEGVKASPLQTEYRNKCEFLIGIGVNQEDKTVGCRLGKYKGGTCAVVEPFDTIHIPATAKKVVKAFQDYIRSTPYSVYSPETYEGHWKQLTVRTSRSGHIMAIVYFNPQKLSKEDLGDLKVSLAKYFTEGLGRDSGITSLYFVEEGQRKSPNLEDLPLEHVAGDKYIYEELLGLKFRISPHAFFQVNTQAAEVLYTAIREWAQLNQESTVLDICCGTGTIGISLAKKVKKVIGIELCQEAVQDAKANAQINELNNIEFHCGKAEDIVPSLINILAPQNLITIVDPPRAGLHSKVILAIRRAEQLKKLIYVSCNPRAAMNNFVDSCSLFPSSLCRAPSNRVKGASFRPVKAMAVDLFPQTRHCELLIFFERIEYANGSSAEVKPDDTQVTIAGSDSECLDSTNPSNVDTSQTTSTDTYMDTTSKERESTQVL; encoded by the exons ATGGAGGTGGCTGTGCCGGCCGGTAACGGCGCGGCCGGGCctgaagaaggaggaggaggaggaggagatggcggcggcggcggtggtggtggtgaagggGGAGGAGGCGGCACCGGGGGGGACTCCGCGCCCGGCCCCGACGTGTACGGGTACACCAAGGGAGAGCTGTTCACCTCCGAGATCTATAAGGTGGAAATACAGAACCTGCCGAAATACATCGGCTTCAACGACGTGAAAAAGTTCCTCGCCAAGTACGGGCTTAGCCCCCACAAGATCAAACTCTTCGGGCGGCAGACGTTCGCCTTCGTGACGTTCAAGAGCGAGGAGGAGCGGGACAAGGCCGCGCGGGCGCTGCACGGGGTGCTGTGGAAGGGCCGGGCGCTCAGCGTCAGGATGGCCAAGCCCAAGGCCGACCCCATGGcgaagaagaggaagaaggccGAGGGGAGCGAGGCAGGGGAGGCGAAGCGGCTGGCCCCACCGGCAGCCGGCCCTGAGGAGCCTCTCAGTAAGCAGATAGCCGATGTGGTGACTCCGCTGTGGAGCGTGCCCTATGCGGAGCAGCTGGCCAGAAAGAAGCAAGAATGCGAGCaagtgctgcagaagctggCAAA GGAAATAGGAAACAACAACAGAGCATTATTACCTTGGCTGttcctgcagaagcagaagtaTAATAAAATGTGTTGCCCGGTAGAGGGAGTGAAAGCATCACCGTTACAG ACTGAATATCGTAACAAATGTGAGTTCTTGATTGGGATTGGTGTAAATCAAGAAGACAAAACTGTGGGTTGTCGTCTTGGCAAGTATAAGGGTGGTACGTGCGCTGTAGTGGAGCCATTTGATACTATTCACATTCCTGCTACTGCCAAAAAAGTAGTAAAAGCATTTCAAGACTACATAAG GTCAACTCCTTACTCAGTTTACAGCCCAGAAACCTATGAAGGTCACTGGAAACAGCTCACAGTCCGTACCAGCAGGAGTGGCCACATTATGgcaattgtttattttaatcctcAG AAATTAAGTAAAGAAGACCTAGGTGACCTAAAAGTCTCTCTGGCAAAATACTTCACagaagggctgggaagggacagtGGCATTACTTCTCTGTACTTTGTGGAGGAAGGCCAAAG GAAATCTCCCAATCTCGAAGACTTGCCGTTGGAGCATGTGGCTGGTGATAAGTACATATATGAAGAACTTCTTGGCCTAAAATTTAGAATTTCTCCTCATGCATTTTTTCAA GTAAATACACAGGCTGCAGAAGTTTTGTATACTGCCATTAGGGAGTGGGCACAACTGAACCAAGAGAGCACGGTCCTTGACATTTGCTGTGGTACAGGAACTATCGGGATTTCTTTAGCCAAG AAAGTGAAGAAAGTGATTGGAATTGAACTCTGCCAAGAAGCTGTGCAGGATGCCAAAGCGAATGCCCAGATAAATG AACTGAATAACATCGAATTTCACTGTGGGAAGGCTGAAGATATTGTTCCTTCCTTAATTAACATATTAGCTCCCCAGAACCTAATTACCATTGTAGATCCGCCACGAGCAGGACTGC ATTCCAAGGTAATCCTTGCAATTAGAAGAGCTGAACAGCTGAAGAAGCTTATCTATGTATCCTGTAATCCCAGAGCTGCAATGAATAACTTTGTAGA TTCCTGTTCCCTGTTCCCATCAAGTCTTTGCCGGGCCCCTTCCAACCGAGTCAAAGGAGCCTCTTTCCGTCCTGTTAAAGCGATGGCTGTGGATCTCTTCCCTCAGACCAGGCACTGTGAGTTACTGATATTCTTCGAAAGGATTGAATATGCAAATGGAAGCTCTGCAGAAGTGAAGCCTGATGATACTCAAGTCACAATAGCAGGAAGTGATTCAGAGTGCTTGGACAGTACCAACCCATCTAACGTTGATACAAGCCAGACAACTTCTACGGATACATACATGGATACAACATCCAAAGAGAGGGAATCAACTCAAGTCCTATGA